Proteins encoded in a region of the Streptomyces sp. NBC_01298 genome:
- a CDS encoding ABC transporter ATP-binding protein, with amino-acid sequence MTKAISVAGLHKAFGRTHALDGLDLAVATGEVHGFLGPNGAGKSTAIRVLLGLLRADSGAVALLGGDPWADAVELHRRIAYVPGDVTLWRNLSGGEVIDLYGRLRGGRAGLDRARRAELIERFELDPTKKGRTYSKGNRQKVALVAAFAADVELLILDEPTSGLDPLMEEVFRGCVAEARAAGRTILLSSHILSEVETLCDRVSIIRKGRTVETGSLAELRHLTRTSIRAELAGPPDGLAHLPGVHDVEVRDGKVRLQAETDKLDAVLRSLAASGVRSLTATPPTLEELFLRHYARSAEETGEPR; translated from the coding sequence ATGACGAAGGCAATCAGCGTCGCCGGACTCCACAAGGCGTTCGGTCGCACCCACGCACTGGACGGTCTCGACCTCGCGGTGGCCACCGGCGAGGTGCACGGATTCCTCGGCCCCAACGGCGCCGGCAAGTCCACCGCGATCAGGGTCCTGCTCGGCCTGCTGCGCGCCGACTCCGGCGCCGTCGCACTGCTCGGCGGAGATCCGTGGGCCGATGCCGTCGAGCTGCACCGCCGCATCGCCTACGTACCCGGCGATGTCACCCTCTGGCGCAACCTCTCGGGCGGCGAGGTCATCGACCTCTACGGCCGCCTGCGCGGCGGCCGCGCGGGCCTCGACCGGGCGCGCCGGGCCGAGCTGATCGAGCGGTTCGAACTCGACCCGACCAAGAAGGGGCGCACGTACTCCAAGGGCAACCGGCAGAAGGTCGCCCTCGTCGCCGCCTTCGCCGCCGACGTGGAGCTGCTCATCCTCGACGAGCCCACCTCCGGCCTGGACCCGCTGATGGAGGAGGTGTTCCGGGGCTGCGTCGCCGAGGCCCGGGCCGCCGGCCGCACCATCCTCCTCAGCTCGCACATCCTCAGCGAGGTCGAGACCCTCTGCGACCGGGTCAGCATCATCCGCAAGGGCCGTACGGTCGAGACCGGCAGCCTCGCCGAACTGCGCCACCTGACCCGTACGTCGATCAGGGCCGAACTCGCCGGACCGCCCGACGGGCTCGCCCACCTGCCGGGCGTCCACGACGTGGAGGTGCGGGACGGGAAGGTCCGGCTCCAGGCCGAGACGGACAAGCTGGACGCCGTACTGCGGTCGCTGGCCGCCTCGGGGGTGCGGTCCCTGACCGCGACCCCGCCGACCCTCGAAGAGCTCTTCCTGCGGCACTACGCACGGTCCGCCGAGGAGACGGGGGAACCGCGATGA
- a CDS encoding GbsR/MarR family transcriptional regulator encodes MADAGPRGLQGSQGPRDEEAVSRFVERFAAQLTEAGMQRMAARVFARLLASDGGAMTSAELGEALRISPAAVSGAVSYLSQVNMVSREREPGSRRDRYVLHNELWYETFTRRDQILTLWEKTLRDGAASLGPDSPAGTRIAETAAFFAFMQAELLSLMDRWRDHRATLNLP; translated from the coding sequence ATGGCCGATGCGGGCCCCCGGGGCCTCCAGGGATCCCAGGGCCCCCGGGATGAAGAAGCGGTCTCCCGCTTCGTCGAGCGGTTCGCCGCGCAGCTGACCGAGGCGGGAATGCAGCGGATGGCGGCGCGCGTCTTCGCCCGGCTGCTCGCCAGCGACGGCGGCGCGATGACCTCGGCCGAACTGGGCGAGGCCCTGCGGATCAGCCCCGCGGCGGTCTCGGGAGCCGTCTCCTACCTGTCCCAGGTCAACATGGTCAGCCGGGAGCGCGAGCCGGGTTCGCGACGCGACCGCTACGTGCTGCACAACGAGCTCTGGTACGAGACCTTCACCCGCCGGGACCAGATCCTGACCCTCTGGGAGAAGACCCTCCGCGACGGCGCGGCCAGTCTCGGCCCCGACTCCCCCGCAGGCACCCGGATCGCCGAGACGGCGGCGTTCTTCGCGTTCATGCAGGCGGAACTCCTGAGCCTGATGGACCGCTGGCGCGACCACCGCGCGACCCTGAACCTGCCGTAG